The following proteins are co-located in the Pseudomonadota bacterium genome:
- a CDS encoding FliI/YscN family ATPase — translation MDMQIDEKALAVREVLTDFYPYKVYGKVNQVVGLVIEGKGPISSVGDAALIYPVDGTVPIDAEVVGFKDGKTLLMPLGDLRGVGIGSKILSRKRAVNTFAGQGLLGRVIDGLGNPIDGKGPINCSDVIPVYRETVNPMKKKRITEPLDLGIRSMNGLLTCGKGQRLGIFAGSGVGKSVLLGMIARHTEADVNVIGLIGERGREVREFIERDLGEGLERSVVIVATSDQPPLIRVRGAFLTIAIAEYFRDKDNDVLLMMDSLTRFGMAQREVGLAIGEPPTSKGYTPSVFSLLAKLLERSGNGEEEGTMTAIYTVLVEGDDLDDPIADSSRSILDGHVVLSRRLADMNHYPPVDVLKSISRTMKDIVSKEQIEYSSKIVEILSEYERAEDLINIGAYNPGSNKRIDYAISMIEKARAFLAQTVDQKVTLEDAFNSMKILFYV, via the coding sequence ATGGATATGCAGATAGATGAGAAAGCACTTGCCGTTCGGGAAGTGCTCACAGATTTTTATCCTTATAAAGTATACGGTAAAGTAAACCAGGTTGTAGGGCTTGTAATTGAAGGAAAAGGCCCGATATCATCGGTTGGGGACGCCGCACTTATTTATCCGGTGGACGGAACCGTGCCGATTGACGCTGAGGTTGTTGGTTTTAAAGACGGGAAGACCCTGCTTATGCCTCTTGGCGACTTAAGAGGTGTGGGCATAGGTTCAAAGATACTTTCAAGAAAGCGGGCTGTGAACACATTTGCAGGTCAAGGGCTTCTCGGAAGGGTTATAGATGGCCTCGGGAATCCGATTGACGGCAAAGGCCCTATAAACTGTTCTGACGTGATTCCCGTATACAGGGAAACGGTAAATCCTATGAAGAAAAAAAGGATTACTGAACCGCTTGATCTCGGGATACGCAGTATGAACGGGCTTTTAACATGCGGAAAAGGACAGAGACTGGGTATATTTGCCGGTTCCGGTGTGGGTAAAAGCGTTCTTCTCGGTATGATAGCGAGGCATACAGAGGCGGATGTTAATGTGATAGGGCTTATAGGAGAGCGAGGCAGAGAGGTTAGGGAATTCATAGAAAGAGACCTCGGAGAAGGACTTGAACGCTCTGTTGTTATCGTTGCAACCTCGGATCAGCCTCCATTAATAAGAGTAAGAGGTGCTTTTTTAACGATTGCTATTGCGGAATATTTCAGGGATAAAGATAACGATGTGCTTTTAATGATGGACTCCCTGACACGCTTTGGCATGGCGCAAAGGGAAGTCGGACTTGCCATTGGTGAACCCCCGACATCAAAAGGCTATACGCCGAGTGTTTTTTCTCTTCTGGCAAAACTTCTTGAAAGGTCAGGCAATGGTGAAGAAGAGGGTACCATGACGGCAATATATACAGTCCTTGTTGAAGGGGATGACCTTGATGACCCGATTGCGGATTCGTCAAGATCAATTCTGGATGGCCATGTTGTTCTTTCAAGAAGGCTTGCGGATATGAATCACTATCCGCCTGTTGATGTTTTAAAGAGTATCAGCAGAACAATGAAAGATATTGTATCAAAGGAGCAGATAGAATATTCAAGCAAAATAGTAGAGATATTATCAGAGTATGAAAGAGCAGAGGATTTAATCAATATCGGAGCATACAATCCCGGAAGCAACAAAAGAATTGACTATGCAATATCTATGATAGAGAAAGCAAGGGCCTTTCTTGCCCAGACGGTGGATCAAAAAGTTACTCTGGAAGATGCATTTAACAGTATGAAGATATTGTTTTATGTATAG
- a CDS encoding flagellar FliJ family protein, whose product MPKLRIERIIEIKEKMLDDKKKEMEAVIAGINKITNDINDTDSDIELNYNKITGTLMNGNDIYVIKEYVIFLENKKLEMINNREKLRAEENALRTELLEMIKEIKMLETLKSKELKIIKKSENRKEQKMLDELASRDERK is encoded by the coding sequence ATGCCTAAACTCAGGATTGAAAGAATCATAGAAATAAAAGAGAAAATGCTGGATGATAAGAAAAAGGAAATGGAAGCCGTTATTGCCGGGATAAATAAAATAACAAATGACATCAATGATACAGATAGTGATATTGAACTGAATTATAATAAAATAACCGGAACATTAATGAATGGCAATGATATCTATGTAATAAAGGAATATGTAATATTTCTTGAAAATAAAAAGCTTGAGATGATCAACAATAGAGAGAAGCTGAGAGCCGAGGAGAATGCTTTGAGGACGGAGCTTCTTGAGATGATAAAAGAAATAAAAATGCTTGAGACATTGAAATCAAAAGAATTAAAAATCATCAAAAAATCAGAAAACAGAAAAGAACAGAAAATGCTTGATGAACTGGCCTCAAGAGATGAGAGAAAATAG
- a CDS encoding flagellar hook protein FlgE, translating into MLSSFFSGISGLMSNTQSINVVGNNIANVNTVGYKSARATFEDVLYQSINGASGTSQVGRGTALSSVDTLFAQGSFETTSEATDLAIGGQGFFLVNSADDSSTYYTRAGQFRFDKEGDMTNPAGYILQGREIDRTTNAPSGVDKDIVISPEPSKPRATELIGMALNLQSDADWKGTISALGGAGTSISTISGSEGTYPRVGDYTATMSTVGLNRVLTIVVADKDPEGGLTGTTETYSDTVAAGLPYTDFGGSGLDFTTAAALGADGTAQTFSISGFQYDYLSASQNPTSTSNYSSSITAYDSLGQGHVVNVYFRKAYETTTDQSVWEWAAVLDSADSVTGVDTLADWGTLTFNNNGTLIAGGDPVTVSFNFSQGAVQAQDIELVFGSDSGGGTSTQYPIASTTNFQTQDGYPPGVLTNVTVSAEGIISGHYSNGQILDLYQITLANFNNTQALRREGGNLFSETLDSGPAYTSAAGSGGLGKINPNSLEQSNVDLATEFVKMIVAQRGFQANSRVITTTDEVLQELMNLKR; encoded by the coding sequence ATGCTGAGTTCATTCTTTTCAGGTATCAGCGGTCTGATGTCCAACACACAATCTATTAATGTCGTCGGCAACAATATTGCAAATGTGAATACTGTCGGCTATAAAAGCGCCAGGGCCACGTTTGAGGATGTGTTGTACCAGTCTATCAATGGCGCTTCGGGTACAAGCCAGGTTGGTAGGGGCACCGCGTTGAGCTCGGTCGATACGTTGTTTGCCCAGGGATCATTTGAAACTACAAGTGAGGCTACAGACCTGGCCATAGGCGGGCAGGGTTTCTTTTTAGTCAACTCAGCCGATGATTCTTCGACATATTACACAAGGGCAGGCCAGTTCAGATTTGACAAGGAAGGTGATATGACCAACCCGGCAGGATATATTCTGCAAGGGAGGGAAATAGACAGGACAACAAACGCACCGAGCGGCGTGGATAAGGACATAGTAATTTCACCTGAACCAAGCAAGCCAAGGGCAACCGAATTGATCGGCATGGCTTTAAACCTCCAGTCTGATGCAGACTGGAAAGGCACCATAAGTGCTCTTGGCGGAGCAGGCACGTCTATTTCAACCATTTCCGGGAGTGAAGGTACATACCCGAGGGTTGGTGATTATACTGCAACTATGAGTACAGTAGGCTTAAACAGAGTATTGACAATTGTTGTAGCAGACAAAGACCCTGAAGGGGGATTAACAGGAACTACGGAAACATATTCAGACACTGTAGCGGCTGGCTTACCCTACACGGATTTTGGAGGTTCGGGACTGGATTTTACAACGGCAGCAGCATTGGGAGCTGATGGTACTGCCCAGACTTTTAGTATATCCGGATTTCAATATGATTATTTGAGTGCTTCACAGAACCCGACTTCAACATCCAACTATTCCTCATCCATTACGGCATATGATTCGCTTGGTCAGGGTCATGTTGTGAATGTATATTTCAGAAAGGCATATGAAACAACTACGGACCAAAGCGTATGGGAATGGGCGGCTGTTCTGGATTCAGCTGATTCGGTAACAGGTGTGGATACATTGGCGGATTGGGGTACGCTGACCTTTAACAACAACGGTACACTAATTGCCGGAGGGGATCCTGTGACGGTTTCCTTTAATTTCTCTCAGGGGGCTGTTCAAGCTCAAGACATAGAACTGGTCTTTGGTTCAGATTCCGGCGGCGGTACATCAACTCAGTATCCTATTGCGTCTACGACAAATTTTCAGACACAGGACGGTTATCCTCCCGGTGTATTGACAAATGTAACAGTAAGCGCAGAAGGGATAATTTCAGGCCATTACTCTAATGGGCAGATACTTGACCTTTACCAGATTACGCTTGCTAACTTTAACAATACGCAGGCATTGAGGAGAGAAGGCGGCAATTTGTTTTCGGAAACTCTTGATTCAGGTCCGGCATATACAAGTGCTGCTGGCAGTGGAGGCCTCGGCAAGATAAATCCTAACTCCCTTGAACAGTCGAATGTAGATCTTGCGACGGAGTTCGTAAAGATGATAGTAGCTCAAAGAGGGTTCCAGGCAAACTCACGGGTAATTACAACAACTGATGAAGTGCTCCAGGAGCTTATGAACCTGAAGAGATAA
- a CDS encoding Fic family protein, with protein sequence MYDRISQMEPLLPSGDTGLEDMAREIIARSAALGGQLHPLSQRPIAELLRLVNSYYSNLIEGHSTHPVDIERAMRNDYAGDPVKRDLQIESLAHIDCQRKIEALLQDKPELNVAGTDFLCMIHRIFYNRLPEELCLMKDEENGEVLKVAGGELRQREIQVARHVGPLAQSLPEFLERFAGFYKSGTCHGIMPIIAAAASHHRLMWIHPFLDGNGRVARLYTDACFRRLPLPGYGLWNVSRGLARRRDDYMAALTWADASRRNDYDGRGNLSNEGLVKFCRFFFDICLDQIDYMNNILKLDGLLERIKGYVQLRGAKVAPAPKPGNPMLKTEAAYMLQEALLRGEATRGDMIRVSGMAERTGRMLLGQLLNEGLLVSDTPKGLVRIAFPTFVAGYLFPDLYPAQAA encoded by the coding sequence ATGTACGACAGAATATCCCAAATGGAACCTTTGCTCCCATCCGGAGATACTGGTCTCGAAGATATGGCCCGGGAAATCATCGCACGGTCCGCAGCTTTGGGAGGCCAACTGCATCCTTTGAGTCAGAGGCCGATAGCTGAATTGCTGCGGCTCGTTAACAGCTATTACTCTAATCTTATCGAGGGACACAGCACTCATCCTGTTGACATCGAGCGGGCAATGCGGAACGATTATGCTGGTGATCCTGTCAAACGGGACCTGCAAATTGAAAGTCTTGCCCATATCGATTGTCAGCGCAAAATCGAGGCGCTTCTTCAGGACAAACCTGAACTTAACGTGGCGGGTACGGATTTTCTCTGCATGATACATAGAATTTTTTATAACCGGCTTCCCGAGGAATTGTGCCTGATGAAAGACGAAGAAAATGGCGAGGTGCTGAAAGTAGCCGGTGGGGAGCTGCGGCAGCGGGAGATTCAGGTTGCCCGGCATGTCGGCCCCCTGGCCCAATCTTTGCCGGAGTTTCTGGAACGTTTTGCCGGTTTTTATAAAAGCGGAACCTGCCACGGTATTATGCCCATAATAGCTGCTGCTGCCTCTCATCACCGCCTTATGTGGATTCACCCCTTCCTCGATGGCAATGGCCGGGTGGCAAGGCTTTACACGGACGCATGTTTCCGGAGACTCCCTCTTCCAGGATACGGTTTGTGGAATGTGAGCCGGGGACTTGCGCGACGCCGCGATGACTATATGGCGGCGCTGACCTGGGCGGACGCATCGCGACGTAACGATTACGACGGCAGAGGAAATCTGTCCAATGAGGGACTGGTGAAGTTTTGCAGATTCTTCTTTGATATTTGTCTGGATCAGATCGATTATATGAATAATATACTGAAGTTGGACGGACTACTCGAAAGGATAAAAGGGTATGTACAGTTGCGGGGAGCTAAGGTTGCTCCAGCACCAAAGCCTGGGAATCCTATGCTTAAGACGGAGGCTGCGTACATGCTGCAGGAAGCCCTTCTGCGAGGCGAGGCAACCAGGGGGGACATGATCCGGGTCTCTGGTATGGCGGAACGGACAGGGAGGATGCTGCTGGGACAGTTGCTGAATGAAGGGTTACTGGTTTCCGATACACCGAAGGGGTTGGTGAGGATAGCCTTCCCGACCTTTGTGGCAGGGTATCTATTCCCGGACCTCTATCCGGCGCAGGCTGCATGA
- a CDS encoding type II toxin-antitoxin system HicA family toxin, whose translation MSNLPRISGRECVKALNKAGFYFKRQEGSHIVLRRDNPFGQIVVPDHKELDRGTLRAIIRSAGLGIDEFNRML comes from the coding sequence ATGAGTAATCTGCCAAGAATCTCCGGACGTGAATGCGTCAAAGCACTAAACAAGGCCGGATTCTATTTTAAGAGACAAGAGGGAAGTCATATTGTCTTAAGAAGAGATAATCCTTTTGGGCAGATAGTTGTACCTGACCATAAGGAACTTGACAGAGGAACGCTTAGGGCAATCATAAGATCCGCAGGTCTTGGTATTGATGAATTCAATAGAATGCTATAA
- a CDS encoding type II toxin-antitoxin system HicB family antitoxin — MRQVVVYPGEDGWWVAECPSLPGCISQGKTKEEAIENAKEAIQGYISALKEDNFAVPEDRFDALLVAV; from the coding sequence ATGAGACAGGTTGTTGTTTATCCTGGAGAGGATGGCTGGTGGGTTGCTGAATGTCCAAGCTTACCAGGTTGTATAAGTCAGGGCAAGACAAAAGAAGAAGCCATAGAAAATGCCAAAGAGGCAATTCAAGGCTATATATCTGCGCTTAAAGAAGATAATTTTGCCGTTCCCGAAGATAGATTTGATGCCTTACTTGTTGCGGTATGA
- a CDS encoding virulence protein RhuM/Fic/DOC family protein, translated as MTDKSRGEILFYKTEDGSAKLEVRLEQETIWLDAHQMGVLFERDRSVIVKHIRNIYKNEELSPDSTCAKNAQVAADNKTRIMDLYNLDMIISVGYRVNSRRGTQFRIWATQVLKDHIIKGYTINEKRLKEQNERLRELQQTIDLLGRIVEERQLAGQEAEGLLKVVSDYSLALRLLDDYDYSRLAIGDTTEQTCFIITYEAARKAVDRLATTSGINGSHLFGREKDESFQSSIGAIYQTFEGKEVYPSIEEKAAHLLYFVVKNHSFVDGNKRIAASLFLWFLDANGILYRQDGSKRIGDNALVALTLMIAESRPEEKDVMIRVIVNLINKNN; from the coding sequence ATGACGGACAAATCCAGGGGCGAAATCCTCTTTTATAAAACAGAAGACGGCAGTGCAAAACTGGAAGTCCGGCTTGAACAGGAGACGATCTGGCTGGATGCCCATCAAATGGGTGTACTCTTTGAAAGGGATCGTTCCGTTATTGTTAAGCATATTCGCAATATCTACAAGAATGAGGAGTTGTCGCCCGATTCAACCTGTGCAAAAAATGCACAGGTTGCGGCTGACAATAAAACCCGCATAATGGACCTTTATAACCTGGACATGATTATTTCAGTGGGTTATAGAGTCAATTCAAGACGGGGTACCCAATTCCGCATCTGGGCAACTCAGGTTCTCAAGGACCATATTATCAAAGGCTATACAATCAATGAAAAACGCCTGAAAGAACAAAACGAGCGCCTCCGGGAACTTCAGCAAACCATTGACCTTCTTGGCCGTATTGTGGAAGAACGACAATTGGCCGGACAGGAAGCAGAGGGCCTTCTCAAAGTGGTAAGCGATTATTCTCTGGCTCTAAGACTCCTTGACGATTATGATTACAGCAGACTTGCCATAGGCGATACCACAGAACAGACATGTTTTATAATCACCTATGAAGCGGCACGAAAAGCCGTGGATAGGCTTGCAACAACATCGGGCATTAATGGCAGCCACCTCTTTGGTCGTGAAAAAGACGAATCCTTCCAAAGTTCTATCGGTGCCATCTATCAAACCTTTGAAGGTAAAGAAGTATATCCCAGTATTGAAGAAAAGGCCGCCCATCTACTATATTTTGTGGTTAAAAATCATTCTTTTGTCGATGGGAATAAACGGATCGCGGCGTCTCTCTTTCTATGGTTTCTTGATGCCAACGGTATTCTCTACCGACAGGATGGCAGCAAAAGGATAGGCGATAATGCTCTTGTAGCCCTTACGCTTATGATTGCCGAAAGCAGGCCTGAAGAGAAAGATGTGATGATAAGGGTAATTGTAAACCTTATCAATAAGAATAATTGA
- a CDS encoding DNA cytosine methyltransferase, with translation MSIPVIDLFAGPGGLGEGFSSLRDQNGNPVFKIHLSIEKDHFAHKTLELRSFFRQFPDGKVPEDYYRYIRREGITKEELFSRNEREAKAAQKEAWRFELAKEHALEIDERIKEALDGEQLWVLIGGPPCQAYSIVGRSRMRGSDPSKYENDPRHYLYKEYLRTLTTHRPPVFVMENVKGILSSRVNGEAIFEKILHDLSLAGHNDSQKGYRLYTLNPYAQKAQPGDFVIHAEKHNIPQRRHRVIVVGVRSDLDVKPEPLYERQTTVTVGDAILDLPRIRSGISKELDSFAVWSGILEEFSKNTGRLEPMPEDVRKEIEMGCISRDHLTLGGEFIPIELGGHPSVWLKEYAWWFMDERLKGYSNHSARSHIRQDLFRYLYASCYAKARKTFPRIADFPYYLRPAHHNVEDAAAGKLFTDRFRVQLEDKPSTTVVSHISKDGHYFIHPDTTQCRSLTVREAARLQTFPDNYFFEGNRTSQYTQVGNAVPPLLARQIGQSMAELLGMLYNST, from the coding sequence ATGAGCATACCAGTTATTGACTTATTTGCCGGTCCGGGAGGCCTCGGCGAGGGATTTTCTTCATTAAGGGATCAGAATGGTAATCCTGTATTCAAGATACATCTCTCTATAGAGAAGGATCATTTTGCCCATAAAACACTGGAACTGAGAAGCTTCTTCAGGCAGTTTCCGGACGGAAAAGTACCGGAGGATTATTATCGGTATATCCGCAGGGAAGGCATAACAAAAGAGGAATTGTTTAGTCGGAATGAACGTGAGGCCAAAGCCGCGCAAAAAGAAGCATGGCGGTTTGAACTCGCCAAGGAACATGCCTTAGAGATAGACGAACGGATTAAGGAAGCTTTGGATGGAGAGCAATTATGGGTTCTCATCGGTGGCCCGCCCTGTCAGGCATATTCTATAGTGGGTCGTTCCCGGATGCGCGGGTCAGACCCATCCAAGTACGAAAATGATCCTCGACACTATCTTTATAAGGAGTATCTCAGGACTCTCACGACACATCGCCCTCCCGTATTCGTGATGGAGAATGTAAAAGGGATTCTTTCATCGCGGGTTAATGGCGAGGCTATATTTGAGAAGATACTTCATGACCTGTCTTTAGCCGGACACAATGACAGCCAGAAAGGGTATCGGTTATATACTCTGAACCCGTATGCACAGAAGGCTCAACCGGGTGATTTTGTAATTCATGCAGAAAAACATAATATCCCGCAAAGGCGGCATCGTGTAATTGTTGTCGGGGTTAGAAGTGATCTTGATGTCAAACCGGAACCACTCTACGAAAGACAGACCACCGTAACCGTTGGGGATGCTATTTTAGATTTGCCGAGGATCCGTAGTGGCATATCAAAAGAACTCGACAGTTTTGCCGTATGGTCTGGGATATTGGAAGAATTTTCAAAGAACACAGGCAGACTTGAACCCATGCCAGAAGATGTGCGGAAAGAAATTGAGATGGGCTGTATCAGCCGGGATCATTTGACTTTAGGGGGAGAGTTTATTCCGATAGAATTAGGCGGGCACCCATCGGTCTGGCTCAAGGAATATGCTTGGTGGTTCATGGATGAACGTCTAAAAGGGTATTCTAATCATTCAGCAAGATCTCATATCCGTCAGGATTTGTTCAGATATTTGTATGCATCCTGCTATGCCAAAGCCAGAAAAACTTTTCCTCGTATAGCTGACTTTCCGTACTACTTGAGACCGGCACATCACAATGTGGAAGATGCAGCAGCTGGGAAACTTTTTACCGACAGGTTCAGGGTTCAACTGGAAGACAAGCCTTCTACTACGGTTGTATCGCATATAAGCAAGGACGGCCATTACTTCATCCATCCAGATACCACGCAATGCAGAAGCCTGACGGTACGAGAGGCAGCGAGGCTGCAAACCTTTCCTGATAATTATTTTTTTGAAGGCAACAGAACATCACAATATACGCAGGTTGGAAATGCTGTTCCACCACTACTTGCGAGACAAATAGGTCAGAGTATGGCAGAGCTTCTTGGAATGCTATACAACTCGACATAA
- a CDS encoding ATP-binding protein: protein MSELVIAPYAPALIESLRSAGYSLESAIADVMDNSISAGAKQIHVRYSPHDDPYILIFDDGIGMTPSELTEAMRHGNRDPGEVRAVNDLGRFGLGLKTASLSQCRKLTVISLKGGQLSARCWDIDLIAARDDWVLYVPEGDEIEQLPFVKSLKAQGHGTIVLWQKLDRVAVGERNIQDALSGKMDIARLHLALVFHKYLSGETNQNKIEIRMNENYVSAFDPFFSKHSATQVLQEELIMVENHNVLIKAYILPHISKLSPDELRTAGGEEGLRHNQGFYVYRNHRLITWGTWFRLTKRAELSKLARVSVNIPNALDHLWTLDIKKSTAYPPEEVRRNLSRIINKIVGTSHRVYTYRGRITKTDNLIHSWNRFEGRDGISYVINREHPIMKAFRAGLDVDNRKMLDLFLDTIESTFPADALYADMASDRPRKFTEIGLKERLTELALFLLETAEAVEGGKTSLLEGLAFIDPFCQYPIITESILKELSNAYRE, encoded by the coding sequence ATGTCCGAATTAGTGATCGCACCATATGCTCCGGCACTAATAGAATCTCTAAGGTCTGCCGGTTATTCGCTTGAATCAGCCATTGCTGATGTTATGGACAACAGCATATCCGCAGGTGCAAAGCAAATTCATGTGCGATATTCACCACATGATGATCCATATATTTTAATTTTTGACGATGGCATTGGTATGACACCAAGCGAACTCACTGAAGCTATGAGGCATGGAAACCGTGATCCTGGAGAAGTGAGAGCCGTAAATGATCTTGGTCGGTTTGGTCTAGGCTTGAAGACTGCTTCTCTTTCACAATGTCGGAAACTCACCGTTATCAGCCTGAAAGGAGGCCAACTGTCAGCACGATGTTGGGACATTGATCTTATCGCGGCACGCGATGACTGGGTCCTATATGTGCCCGAGGGTGATGAAATTGAACAGTTGCCATTTGTAAAAAGTCTAAAAGCACAAGGTCATGGTACAATTGTGCTATGGCAGAAGCTTGACCGGGTGGCAGTCGGTGAACGTAATATACAGGATGCACTTTCAGGGAAAATGGATATAGCACGACTACATCTTGCCTTGGTATTCCACAAATACCTTTCTGGCGAAACAAACCAAAACAAGATTGAGATTCGCATGAATGAGAATTATGTATCTGCATTTGATCCGTTTTTTTCCAAGCATTCTGCTACGCAAGTTCTTCAAGAAGAACTGATAATGGTTGAAAATCATAATGTTTTAATAAAAGCTTACATTTTGCCTCATATAAGTAAGCTTTCACCTGATGAATTACGCACTGCTGGCGGAGAGGAAGGTCTTCGACACAATCAAGGGTTCTACGTATATCGCAATCATCGCTTGATTACATGGGGAACATGGTTTCGATTAACGAAACGGGCGGAGCTTTCAAAGCTGGCCCGTGTAAGCGTAAACATCCCGAATGCCCTCGATCATTTGTGGACCCTCGACATAAAAAAATCAACAGCTTATCCGCCGGAGGAAGTAAGACGAAATCTCAGCCGGATAATTAATAAAATTGTTGGAACAAGTCATAGAGTATACACCTATCGAGGCCGCATAACCAAGACTGACAACCTAATCCATTCCTGGAACCGCTTCGAAGGCAGAGATGGTATCAGTTACGTTATAAACAGGGAACATCCCATTATGAAAGCGTTCAGAGCCGGACTGGATGTAGACAACAGAAAAATGCTTGATCTCTTTTTGGATACAATCGAAAGTACTTTTCCGGCAGATGCCTTATATGCAGATATGGCGTCTGATCGCCCGAGGAAATTTACGGAAATAGGTTTAAAAGAAAGACTAACAGAATTAGCACTTTTTCTTCTTGAAACTGCAGAAGCCGTTGAGGGAGGTAAAACAAGTCTCTTGGAAGGCCTTGCTTTCATAGACCCTTTTTGTCAATATCCTATAATCACAGAATCCATTTTAAAGGAGCTGTCAAATGCCTACCGAGAATGA